In Acaryochloris thomasi RCC1774, the following proteins share a genomic window:
- a CDS encoding HigA family addiction module antitoxin yields MRMHDPAHPGEILQEFYMEPYGLSARDFAKRLGVSHSTVARVVSQQTAVSADMALRLEKAVGLSAETWLGMQKNRDLWLASQADTHEEIEAIDFDQLAIAG; encoded by the coding sequence ATGAGAATGCATGACCCAGCTCATCCAGGAGAAATCCTGCAAGAGTTCTACATGGAGCCTTATGGCCTGAGCGCTCGTGATTTTGCGAAGCGCCTAGGGGTTTCTCATTCGACCGTTGCCCGTGTGGTCTCGCAGCAAACGGCAGTATCTGCTGATATGGCCCTTCGATTAGAGAAAGCTGTGGGTCTGAGTGCAGAAACCTGGCTAGGAATGCAGAAGAATCGTGATCTGTGGCTAGCTTCGCAGGCTGACACTCACGAGGAGATCGAGGCGATTGATTTTGATCAACTTGCGATCGCTGGGTAG
- a CDS encoding helix-turn-helix transcriptional regulator, whose amino-acid sequence MNSTLQSLFQAINHVEHEYELRSQLVPKLAEYFAAQRSGIFFFDQILSASSSNKNLKKIADVALSVERNPIARYLVERHAPAHEALVTSPKAWRLICPRPDHWHVMAGPIVSEGQLVGVVGCTREKSMPAFDAQDLADVSAVCLHLSVWTTSKRTAKQNGLSLKRNHLTSRELQIADLVASGRTNAEVGAELWITENTVKKALKRMFRKLDVSSRTEMVVQLATDQRQVDSSAHFGSVVTGD is encoded by the coding sequence ATGAACAGCACATTACAAAGCCTATTTCAGGCGATTAATCATGTTGAGCACGAGTACGAGTTGCGATCGCAACTCGTTCCCAAACTGGCCGAGTACTTTGCAGCCCAGCGCTCGGGAATATTCTTCTTTGATCAAATCCTCTCAGCTAGCAGCAGCAACAAAAACCTCAAAAAGATTGCAGACGTTGCGCTATCGGTTGAACGCAATCCTATCGCTCGCTACTTAGTAGAGCGCCATGCCCCGGCCCATGAGGCACTCGTCACTTCACCCAAGGCTTGGCGGCTGATTTGTCCTCGCCCCGATCACTGGCATGTGATGGCAGGCCCGATTGTCAGCGAGGGGCAACTGGTCGGCGTGGTGGGCTGTACCCGAGAAAAGTCGATGCCTGCTTTTGATGCACAAGACCTAGCGGACGTGAGCGCTGTTTGTTTACATTTATCTGTTTGGACAACGAGCAAACGGACAGCTAAGCAAAATGGTCTGTCTTTGAAGCGCAATCACCTTACTTCTCGTGAGCTACAGATCGCAGATTTAGTTGCGTCGGGCCGAACGAATGCGGAGGTGGGCGCTGAACTTTGGATTACTGAAAATACTGTTAAAAAGGCACTCAAAAGGATGTTCCGTAAGCTCGACGTTTCTTCGCGAACAGAAATGGTTGTACAACTTGCGACAGATCAACGGCAGGTCGACTCGTCAGCTCATTTTGGGTCAGTGGTAACTGGCGATTAA
- a CDS encoding DJ-1/PfpI family protein, whose protein sequence is MNDSQKHIIGLVFYPGMTALDVIGPQTVFTGLPGVQVHRIWKTLDPISTDDGMVIVPDTTFADCPALDVVCIGGGRGQGAVTDDPELLNFLQQQGRTAKFVTSVCGGSEFLAKAGLLQGYRAATHWAAREQLAGLGIDVGTERVVIDRNRMTGGGVTAGIDFGLVVASKLCGEEAAKIAQLMMEYDPAPPFDAGSPEKAGTELVEKAMAQVAGVFNPPIKQGV, encoded by the coding sequence ATGAATGATTCACAAAAGCACATCATCGGTTTAGTCTTTTATCCGGGGATGACAGCCCTCGACGTGATTGGCCCGCAAACCGTATTCACTGGGTTGCCGGGAGTCCAGGTTCATCGCATCTGGAAAACGTTGGACCCTATCTCGACAGATGATGGGATGGTGATTGTGCCAGACACGACCTTTGCAGATTGTCCGGCTTTGGATGTTGTTTGTATCGGAGGCGGACGTGGGCAGGGCGCAGTGACAGACGATCCAGAATTGCTCAATTTTCTTCAACAACAGGGACGGACTGCCAAGTTCGTTACCTCTGTGTGCGGCGGGTCTGAGTTTTTGGCGAAGGCAGGACTGCTGCAAGGCTATCGCGCAGCAACACACTGGGCAGCACGGGAACAGCTTGCAGGCTTAGGCATTGACGTTGGAACTGAGCGCGTCGTCATTGATCGCAATCGCATGACAGGGGGCGGCGTCACAGCAGGCATTGATTTTGGTCTGGTGGTCGCATCAAAACTATGTGGAGAGGAAGCAGCCAAAATTGCTCAACTCATGATGGAGTATGATCCGGCCCCTCCCTTCGACGCGGGTTCTCCAGAGAAAGCAGGTACAGAGCTGGTTGAGAAAGCAATGGCACAAGTAGCTGGCGTTTTCAATCCCCCCATCAAGCAGGGAGTATGA
- a CDS encoding DUF6220 domain-containing protein → MTINLDVERDNTYAKNWVNIGFYAVSILFNVCLMAQVLTVGVAYFSDPAWWTVHKWLVRGYGGLSLVLLGGAFMTPSSARIRSLAASLPVLMGFQFFSLHVKTPLHLEIFHPLIGFALFYVSSSLVHNVSRRLFPTGNPSVH, encoded by the coding sequence ATGACCATCAATCTAGACGTTGAACGCGATAATACTTACGCCAAAAATTGGGTAAATATCGGCTTTTATGCGGTTTCGATTCTCTTTAACGTCTGCCTGATGGCTCAGGTATTAACGGTCGGCGTTGCCTACTTCTCCGATCCTGCTTGGTGGACTGTTCATAAGTGGCTCGTGCGGGGCTACGGCGGATTGTCATTGGTCTTACTGGGAGGAGCGTTCATGACGCCATCTTCAGCCAGGATTCGATCGCTTGCCGCCAGCCTACCCGTGCTGATGGGATTCCAGTTTTTCAGTCTCCATGTCAAGACTCCGCTGCATTTAGAGATCTTCCATCCTCTGATTGGATTTGCGTTGTTCTATGTTTCCTCAAGTCTTGTACACAATGTATCGCGTCGCTTATTTCCGACTGGCAATCCAAGCGTGCATTAG
- a CDS encoding class I SAM-dependent methyltransferase: MQNQKTSIVFDQERAASYDQGNAKFAPIHETLHFLMHAVLAGLPADARILCVGAGTGLELLSLAQAFPQWQFTAVEPAAPMLEICRQKAEESDIASRITFHEGYLDSLPPMDLFDAATCLFVSHFLLLQEDISRFFGQIASRLRPGGYFVNATLASDQSTVQYDQLLETWLRLLKFSGMPIEQIEQLPTLYRQEVALRPLPEIESTMMSNGFNTPILFFQALHIYAWYAQRAI; this comes from the coding sequence ATGCAAAATCAAAAGACATCGATTGTTTTCGATCAAGAACGCGCTGCTTCCTACGATCAGGGGAATGCTAAATTCGCCCCTATTCACGAAACACTGCACTTTCTCATGCACGCCGTACTTGCTGGGCTGCCTGCTGATGCCAGAATTCTCTGTGTGGGTGCAGGGACAGGGTTAGAGCTGCTCTCTCTTGCTCAAGCCTTTCCGCAGTGGCAGTTTACAGCAGTAGAACCTGCGGCCCCCATGTTAGAGATTTGCAGGCAAAAAGCTGAAGAAAGCGACATCGCCTCCCGCATCACGTTTCACGAAGGCTATCTTGATTCTTTACCCCCAATGGATTTATTCGATGCGGCAACTTGCCTGTTCGTTTCCCACTTTCTACTGCTGCAAGAGGACATTAGTCGTTTCTTTGGTCAGATTGCCTCACGGCTGCGTCCAGGTGGATACTTCGTTAACGCTACCCTTGCATCCGATCAGTCTACGGTCCAGTACGATCAGCTACTTGAAACGTGGCTCCGACTGCTGAAGTTTTCTGGGATGCCTATCGAACAAATTGAACAGCTTCCTACGCTTTACCGCCAAGAGGTCGCGCTCCGACCGCTCCCAGAAATTGAGTCAACCATGATGTCCAATGGCTTCAACACGCCGATTTTATTTTTTCAAGCTCTCCATATTTATGCTTGGTATGCTCAACGAGCAATCTGA
- a CDS encoding LysR family transcriptional regulator: MEIQDFRCFVVLSEELNFRRAAEKLNMSQPPLTRLVKRLEQDVGVALFNRTTRTVELTEAGQYFLQEARAFLLHADETARRIRHATANASNHLKIGYVPIALHTVMSPFLNRCRSQFPQVELDLRERSTDRIIDQLHSAEIDIGFLYMPAYSTLLEFKRVYREPMALVVPADHAMADRSSASLREFANDIFVLHPRDENPAMHDEILRCCTIAGFSPRTLKQAHDQTCMALLLAGQGIHFVASGLDCLGSKGLHRIAISDTAPALELAIAWRKEDPSAVVKSLVSNLSTVCSQLRRLSSEGQSLH, encoded by the coding sequence ATGGAAATACAGGATTTTCGCTGCTTTGTTGTTCTGTCTGAAGAGCTAAACTTTCGGCGGGCAGCAGAGAAGCTAAATATGTCACAGCCTCCTTTAACGCGCTTGGTGAAGCGGCTTGAGCAGGACGTCGGCGTTGCGTTGTTCAATCGTACGACTCGCACGGTTGAGCTGACTGAGGCAGGCCAATATTTTTTGCAGGAAGCCAGAGCGTTCCTACTCCATGCAGATGAAACCGCCCGACGGATTCGCCATGCAACAGCAAACGCTTCAAATCATTTGAAAATTGGCTATGTTCCTATCGCGCTGCACACCGTGATGTCGCCCTTTCTAAACCGTTGTCGAAGTCAGTTTCCACAGGTCGAATTAGATTTGCGCGAGCGATCAACCGATAGGATTATCGATCAGCTCCATAGTGCAGAGATAGATATTGGGTTTCTCTACATGCCAGCGTATTCCACCTTGCTTGAGTTCAAACGTGTTTACCGAGAGCCGATGGCATTAGTTGTACCTGCTGATCATGCGATGGCAGATCGGTCTTCAGCAAGCTTAAGAGAATTCGCGAATGATATCTTCGTTCTGCATCCTCGTGATGAAAATCCGGCGATGCATGACGAGATTTTACGCTGTTGCACGATAGCAGGATTTTCGCCCCGAACGCTCAAGCAAGCTCATGACCAAACCTGTATGGCTTTATTGTTAGCAGGACAGGGCATTCATTTTGTAGCTTCGGGCCTAGACTGCCTTGGCTCTAAAGGGCTACATCGGATTGCGATTAGTGACACAGCACCTGCGCTAGAACTTGCGATCGCATGGCGAAAAGAAGATCCCTCTGCTGTCGTAAAGTCACTGGTCAGCAACCTCTCAACAGTATGTTCGCAGCTTAGAAGGCTGTCGTCGGAGGGACAATCGCTTCATTAA
- the yghU gene encoding glutathione-dependent disulfide-bond oxidoreductase: MSSQDNYTPPKVWQWNAENGGAWASINRPIAGPTHDKDLPVGKHPLQLYSMATPNGQKVTIMLEELLALGETGAEYDAYLIKIGDGDQFGSGFVEVNPNSKIPALLDQSTPTPTRVFESGSILLYLAEKFGQLIPTDHQTRTECLSWLFWQMGSAPYLGGGFGHFYSYAPTKIEYCIDRFTMETKRQLDVMNRHLETHQFMAGDQYTIADIAIWPWYGGVVRNVLYSAAEFLDASSYTHVVRWAEEIAERPAVKRGRMVNRTWGALEEQLHERHDAEDFETRTQDKVKAASDL, encoded by the coding sequence ATGAGCAGTCAAGACAACTACACACCGCCCAAAGTTTGGCAGTGGAACGCTGAAAATGGTGGAGCGTGGGCCAGCATCAATCGCCCCATTGCGGGGCCAACCCATGACAAAGACTTACCGGTGGGAAAACATCCCCTGCAGCTCTATTCGATGGCAACCCCCAACGGTCAAAAAGTCACGATCATGCTGGAAGAGCTATTGGCGTTGGGTGAGACGGGGGCCGAATACGACGCCTATCTAATTAAAATTGGCGACGGCGATCAGTTCGGCAGCGGTTTCGTTGAGGTCAATCCCAATTCAAAAATCCCGGCACTGTTGGATCAATCAACCCCTACACCGACGCGTGTGTTTGAATCGGGTTCCATCCTGCTCTACTTAGCTGAAAAATTTGGTCAGCTCATCCCCACAGATCATCAAACCCGGACGGAATGTTTGTCGTGGTTGTTCTGGCAAATGGGTTCAGCCCCCTATTTGGGCGGCGGGTTTGGTCACTTCTACAGCTATGCACCGACCAAAATTGAATATTGCATCGACCGTTTCACAATGGAGACGAAACGCCAGCTTGACGTGATGAATCGGCATTTAGAAACGCATCAATTTATGGCGGGTGATCAATACACGATTGCCGATATTGCAATCTGGCCTTGGTATGGCGGCGTTGTTCGCAATGTCCTGTACAGCGCAGCGGAATTTCTTGATGCCTCGTCTTACACCCATGTGGTTCGTTGGGCCGAAGAAATAGCAGAACGCCCAGCCGTGAAGCGGGGGCGCATGGTCAACCGCACCTGGGGCGCTTTGGAAGAACAGTTACATGAGCGCCATGATGCCGAAGACTTTGAAACTCGCACACAGGATAAGGTAAAGGCTGCATCGGATTTATAG
- a CDS encoding L-dopachrome tautomerase-related protein, with protein MLKSAGRTTLVAAAMVFSTAFSASAQLETVVAFDADTPPGNLAIASNGRIFISVHGFYGEPTHHVLEVMKDGSTQPYPTPAWSGAPTGDGPGLNDVLGLQVDRNGILWMLDGQAKSQAGRLIAWDTRKEQLHKIMYLAAPVTTPDSFLNDLAVDRDHNAIYIADSAGAIIVVDIETGRARRVLDGSESTTPEDIDMVIDGETVIFGDAPARIGVNPITIDANNEWVYFGPMSSTSLYRIQAKDLRDTRLSQTALAQKVERYGDKTISDGSTVDTAGNVYITSITEDAIGVTGVDGNYRILHQDDTLSWPDGFAVGADGDIYFTVNELHRSPVLNGGEAANKGEFKIMRFKPLATAEAGR; from the coding sequence ATGCTCAAGAGTGCTGGCCGTACTACGCTGGTTGCTGCTGCAATGGTCTTCAGTACCGCATTCTCTGCTTCTGCACAGCTCGAAACGGTTGTTGCTTTTGATGCAGATACTCCACCTGGAAATCTTGCGATCGCATCTAACGGGCGCATCTTTATCAGCGTGCATGGCTTCTACGGTGAACCCACCCATCATGTACTAGAAGTAATGAAAGATGGTTCCACCCAACCCTATCCAACGCCAGCCTGGTCCGGCGCACCCACCGGAGACGGGCCAGGTTTGAACGACGTACTGGGTCTGCAGGTCGATCGCAACGGCATTCTCTGGATGCTTGATGGACAGGCCAAAAGCCAAGCGGGACGACTCATCGCCTGGGACACTCGGAAAGAGCAACTGCACAAAATTATGTATCTCGCTGCCCCCGTCACGACCCCTGACAGCTTTCTCAATGACCTAGCCGTCGATCGCGATCACAACGCCATTTATATTGCCGACAGCGCCGGAGCTATCATCGTTGTGGATATCGAAACAGGCCGAGCCCGTCGCGTCCTCGATGGTTCAGAATCTACGACCCCAGAAGACATCGATATGGTCATTGATGGCGAAACCGTCATTTTTGGCGATGCGCCTGCTCGTATCGGCGTGAATCCGATCACTATTGATGCCAATAATGAGTGGGTCTATTTTGGCCCCATGTCATCCACCAGTCTCTACCGTATCCAGGCCAAAGATTTACGCGATACCCGCCTTAGCCAAACAGCGCTGGCGCAAAAGGTTGAACGGTATGGTGACAAAACCATCTCCGATGGCTCAACGGTTGATACCGCAGGTAATGTCTATATAACCTCCATTACAGAAGATGCGATTGGCGTAACCGGAGTCGATGGCAACTATCGCATTCTCCATCAAGACGACACACTTTCCTGGCCCGATGGGTTTGCCGTGGGTGCCGATGGCGATATCTACTTCACCGTCAACGAACTCCATCGCTCCCCAGTTCTGAATGGAGGTGAAGCCGCGAATAAAGGCGAGTTTAAGATTATGCGATTTAAGCCCTTGGCAACAGCCGAAGCCGGTCGATAG
- a CDS encoding sodium:solute symporter family protein, whose product MPYLILGVYLLVTLLTGLVGYRQRQDTPDDYFLAGRNVSPWVLFMTLIATNFSAFTFLGFSGEGYRVGLSFYPMMAFGTALVAIAFFLIGDKVWHLGQTHGFITPAELIGERFRSPVLKRVFLAVMVIFTLPYLTLQPIGAGYLLESVTNGQIPYFVGATGLTAVIVAYVFVGGMRSVAFTDVLQGCLMFVLMFVALGTIAHHLGGFAAANQAAYDLKPELLSRQGVDQFFTPRKWFSFMCLWFLSVPMFPQIFMRFYTPKTPKALQTSAILYPLVTVTLFICPVSIGMWGHIPFPELTGKAADQIFPMMLAEYTPDWLAALVMVGAIAAFMSTLDSQLLALSSMITRDIYVSSLRPNASLQEQTFVGRILIVILAIIGLAIAFNPPDTIAAIATQAFTGLAVLFPTVIAALYFPRASALSCILSICVGEALVIGFQLQWIPEALAFGFLPVVPVVALSTLIIVIGSQIMLSRSSAL is encoded by the coding sequence ATGCCTTATTTGATCTTGGGTGTCTATCTGTTGGTCACTCTTTTGACGGGTCTAGTGGGCTATCGTCAACGACAAGATACGCCGGATGATTACTTCTTGGCGGGCCGAAATGTGAGCCCTTGGGTTCTGTTTATGACTCTGATTGCCACCAACTTCAGCGCTTTTACCTTTTTGGGGTTTTCGGGCGAAGGCTATCGGGTGGGGCTTAGCTTCTACCCGATGATGGCGTTTGGGACGGCGCTGGTTGCGATCGCATTCTTCTTAATTGGTGATAAGGTTTGGCATCTGGGGCAAACCCACGGATTTATCACACCGGCAGAACTGATCGGCGAGCGCTTCCGCAGTCCGGTCTTGAAGCGGGTGTTTTTGGCGGTGATGGTGATCTTCACTTTGCCCTATCTGACGCTGCAGCCCATCGGCGCGGGCTATCTACTAGAGAGCGTTACGAATGGACAGATCCCTTACTTCGTGGGCGCAACGGGTTTAACGGCGGTCATTGTTGCCTACGTGTTTGTCGGCGGCATGAGAAGCGTAGCTTTCACTGATGTACTGCAGGGCTGTTTGATGTTTGTCCTCATGTTTGTTGCTTTGGGGACGATTGCCCATCATCTGGGCGGTTTTGCGGCTGCAAATCAGGCTGCATACGACTTGAAGCCTGAACTCCTCTCGCGTCAGGGCGTTGATCAGTTCTTCACGCCCCGCAAATGGTTTAGCTTTATGTGTCTGTGGTTTTTGAGCGTGCCGATGTTTCCGCAGATTTTTATGCGGTTTTATACACCGAAGACGCCTAAGGCGCTGCAGACCTCTGCAATTTTGTATCCGCTGGTGACGGTGACACTGTTTATATGCCCCGTCTCCATTGGTATGTGGGGCCACATTCCTTTCCCAGAACTGACGGGAAAAGCTGCCGATCAGATCTTTCCGATGATGCTGGCAGAATATACGCCAGATTGGCTGGCGGCGCTGGTGATGGTGGGTGCGATCGCAGCTTTTATGTCCACGCTAGATTCGCAACTGCTGGCCCTCAGCTCGATGATCACCCGCGACATCTATGTGTCGTCTCTGCGCCCGAATGCTTCGCTACAGGAGCAAACCTTTGTGGGGCGGATCTTGATCGTGATCTTAGCCATCATTGGGTTGGCGATTGCTTTTAACCCGCCGGATACAATAGCTGCGATCGCAACCCAAGCATTCACAGGTCTAGCGGTACTGTTCCCCACCGTGATTGCGGCACTGTACTTCCCGAGAGCCTCTGCCCTGAGCTGCATTCTGTCGATCTGCGTGGGTGAGGCCCTTGTGATTGGCTTTCAACTGCAGTGGATTCCAGAGGCGTTGGCGTTTGGCTTTTTACCCGTAGTTCCAGTAGTGGCCTTGTCGACCCTAATTATCGTGATCGGGTCGCAAATAATGTTGAGTCGTTCATCTGCTCTGTGA
- a CDS encoding DUF427 domain-containing protein — protein MPTARIEPGPGQESVWDYPRPPRLEDSDKHIQIKFNGVMIADTQRAKRVLETSHPPVYYIPLEDMQQEYLQQTSRSTFCEWKGSASYYTLAVGDQVAENAAWFYPNPTERFASIQNYVAVYPSRMEACYVDGETVQSQPGDFYGGWITEDIVGPFKGGMGTWGW, from the coding sequence GTGCCTACAGCTCGCATTGAACCCGGTCCCGGCCAAGAATCTGTCTGGGACTATCCGCGGCCACCGCGCCTAGAAGATTCTGATAAGCATATTCAGATCAAATTTAACGGCGTCATGATTGCCGATACCCAGCGGGCAAAGCGGGTTTTAGAAACCAGTCACCCCCCGGTCTACTACATCCCATTAGAGGACATGCAGCAAGAGTATCTGCAGCAGACGAGTCGTTCAACCTTCTGTGAATGGAAGGGATCGGCATCTTACTACACGCTTGCGGTAGGCGATCAGGTTGCTGAAAACGCCGCTTGGTTCTATCCCAATCCCACAGAGAGATTTGCTTCAATCCAAAACTATGTGGCAGTCTACCCGAGCCGCATGGAAGCTTGTTATGTCGATGGTGAAACCGTACAGTCTCAACCCGGAGACTTCTATGGTGGCTGGATTACCGAAGATATTGTCGGTCCATTCAAAGGCGGAATGGGGACGTGGGGTTGGTAG
- a CDS encoding cation:proton antiporter, whose product MLGSAIWILLAGFFAGQLARRIGAPPLIGMILAGIGLGPELANVLDSSVLDSADDLRTVAVMVILMRAGLGLDRKKLQQQGTVALRLGLLPVIAEATVVMTLAMVLFQFDWVTGLLLGCVVGAESPAVIVPGMLRLKSLGFGVAKGIPDAILTGSALSDVLVLLVFSLLLTVITGSAASSAWLLPVQVLGQIVLGIALGYLAARLMIVILVRQNWSQTAVHDLLITASTALLMVLAAQKLPYFSGYLAAMALGFFLIELDPPLARRLRLEFNNLWSIAEILLFVLLGASIQIRALENTLLPGLLILVVGLLLGRSIGWFLSTWGSNWTLREKLFLLPGNSAKATVQAAIGAVPLSQGIEGGEVILAIAALSILTTAPFGAWAIPTFAPKLLSKDPVDPTKVAVQTRPLLMAAVDTSPLAPQVLAKAAELARRSDGEVMVLHIAQAHETDDLKALQSLSQRLLLDVRHRFHILDGPIPDVIVHTAQQYRVSDIVIGKRGHQAWENLIVGSVSQAVLESSPIPVTIVEASSRESSLKGNDGANDP is encoded by the coding sequence ATGCTAGGCAGCGCCATCTGGATTCTCCTAGCAGGATTTTTCGCAGGGCAACTCGCCCGCCGAATCGGAGCGCCTCCTTTAATCGGCATGATTCTAGCTGGTATTGGCCTCGGACCAGAGTTAGCCAACGTCCTCGATTCCAGCGTCCTTGATAGCGCTGACGATCTACGCACCGTTGCCGTAATGGTGATCTTGATGCGGGCGGGTTTAGGATTAGACCGCAAAAAACTACAGCAGCAGGGCACCGTCGCTCTCCGATTGGGATTGCTGCCGGTGATCGCAGAAGCCACTGTTGTGATGACGCTGGCAATGGTGCTGTTTCAGTTTGACTGGGTCACAGGCCTCTTGCTGGGCTGTGTTGTGGGGGCCGAATCCCCTGCCGTGATTGTGCCAGGGATGCTGCGGCTCAAGAGCCTCGGTTTTGGGGTTGCCAAAGGAATTCCCGATGCGATTTTGACGGGGAGCGCCCTCTCTGATGTGCTGGTGCTGCTGGTGTTTAGTCTGCTGCTGACCGTGATTACAGGGAGCGCGGCTAGCTCAGCTTGGCTGCTGCCGGTGCAGGTACTAGGTCAGATTGTCTTAGGGATCGCGCTGGGGTACTTGGCCGCTCGTCTGATGATTGTGATCTTGGTCCGTCAAAACTGGAGCCAGACCGCCGTTCATGATCTCTTAATTACCGCCAGTACAGCATTGCTGATGGTGCTAGCGGCTCAAAAGCTGCCCTACTTTTCAGGGTACTTAGCAGCGATGGCCCTCGGATTTTTCTTGATTGAGCTGGACCCGCCCCTTGCAAGACGCCTACGCCTGGAATTCAACAATCTATGGAGCATTGCTGAAATCCTCCTATTTGTTCTTTTAGGGGCCAGCATTCAGATTCGGGCGTTGGAAAATACTCTGTTGCCAGGGCTATTAATACTTGTGGTTGGCTTGCTGCTAGGACGCTCTATTGGCTGGTTCCTCTCAACGTGGGGCAGTAACTGGACGCTGCGGGAAAAGCTATTCCTGCTGCCGGGGAATTCGGCCAAGGCAACGGTGCAGGCGGCCATTGGAGCAGTCCCTTTGAGTCAAGGCATTGAGGGTGGGGAAGTGATACTTGCGATCGCAGCCCTTTCTATCCTCACAACAGCCCCATTCGGAGCCTGGGCTATTCCCACCTTTGCCCCCAAACTTCTCTCAAAAGACCCTGTCGATCCGACAAAGGTTGCGGTCCAGACGCGTCCGCTTCTGATGGCAGCTGTGGATACTTCACCTCTGGCTCCCCAAGTCTTAGCTAAGGCAGCAGAACTGGCCCGACGTAGCGATGGTGAAGTGATGGTTCTCCATATCGCTCAGGCCCACGAGACCGATGACCTCAAAGCTCTCCAGAGCCTCAGCCAGCGATTGTTACTAGATGTTCGACATCGATTTCATATCCTCGACGGACCGATTCCAGACGTGATTGTACACACGGCCCAGCAATACAGGGTGAGCGATATCGTGATCGGCAAACGAGGGCATCAAGCCTGGGAGAATCTGATTGTGGGGTCTGTGTCTCAAGCTGTCCTTGAGTCTAGCCCCATCCCTGTGACGATCGTTGAAGCAAGCTCGAGAGAGTCTTCCCTCAAAGGTAATGATGGAGCCAATGACCCCTAG
- a CDS encoding Uma2 family endonuclease, with amino-acid sequence MLITSKPNQKLTLETYLTYEDGTDVLYELVDGALISMGLGSGQHGVIIKLLERHFDAEIERSQKNWVALSQGTLGLQSPEEGGGTPHGFLMWLLSRRSSGESCSNERQLFDSMNHLQS; translated from the coding sequence ATGCTGATTACCTCCAAACCGAATCAAAAACTAACGCTAGAGACCTACCTTACCTATGAAGATGGCACCGATGTTCTGTATGAGTTAGTCGATGGAGCACTCATTTCAATGGGGTTAGGTAGTGGTCAGCATGGGGTCATCATCAAGTTGTTAGAGCGTCATTTTGATGCTGAAATTGAGCGATCGCAAAAAAACTGGGTCGCACTCTCTCAGGGAACCCTTGGTCTTCAATCCCCCGAGGAGGGCGGTGGGACACCTCACGGATTCCTGATGTGGCTGTTATCACGAAGGAGCAGTGGCGAGAGCTGCAGCAACGAGAGGCAGTTATTCGACTCAATGAATCACCTCCAGTCTTAG
- a CDS encoding Uma2 family endonuclease translates to MAVITKEQWRELQQREAVIRLNESPPVLVVEVVSESTKRTDYRAKRAEYSVLNISEYWIVDPLVKTVTVLTLADGWYEEQVFVKSEAIISDTTDACPYA, encoded by the coding sequence GTGGCTGTTATCACGAAGGAGCAGTGGCGAGAGCTGCAGCAACGAGAGGCAGTTATTCGACTCAATGAATCACCTCCAGTCTTAGTGGTCGAAGTTGTGAGTGAATCAACCAAACGCACAGACTATCGAGCCAAGCGCGCTGAGTACAGCGTCCTAAACATTTCTGAGTACTGGATTGTTGACCCTTTAGTAAAAACGGTGACGGTCCTGACGTTGGCAGACGGATGGTATGAGGAACAGGTCTTCGTCAAGTCTGAGGCTATTATCTCAGATACTACCGACGCTTGCCCTTACGCCTGA